From Desulforegula conservatrix Mb1Pa:
AGACAAATGGGAATGGAGCTGACGAATACCCCCGCAACAGGAATAAAGCTGCAGAAAAAGACTATGACTGAAAGAAAGGCTACGCTTTGACCGAGTCCAAGGATCGATATCCCTATGGCTGTAAGAAAACTGTTCATGATGGCAATTATGAGCTGGGCCTCAAGGGATCTGCCGAGAACATTGGCAAAATCCCTTATGTTTTCTGATACTTCAAGATAAATAAAGCTGAGTTTTGTTTTTTTTAGCTCAGCTACATTTTCCCGCAGATTAGGCATATCAAGGACAATAAGAAACGAAAACAGCAAAGACAGCAAAAAGGCTGAGCTAGCAGACGCTATTCTGCCGCTTATGCCGCCTAATCTTTCCAGCACCTGGTTCATGTTTTTAAGGCCCGGGGCTTCTTCTCCAAGGCCAGCAAGGTGCTGGAGAAGAGCCATTGTAGGTGATTTCGCAACCGGAGCCTTTGCTGTCAACTCTGTAACTTCATCAGTTTTCAGCTGGGGGATTATTTCTTTGACTATGGGATATTTCGCCCCAAATATAAAAAGCTCCTGATCCATTCTTGCTACGTACTCGGTGAACTTTGACACAAATATTTCAGTTTGCTGCTTGACTTTTGGCACAAGAAAAATGCCCGCAGCTGTCAGAATTCCAAGTATGAGTGAAGCCATTATAAGAACTCTCAATGTCCTGTTTCTGACGAATCGTTCGAGTCTCTTTACGCCCCTAGTCTGAATGTATGCAAAGACGAATGTGAAAAAAACAAGTAGAAAAAAAGATCTCAGGATATAAAGTGCCGCAAAAAGAGTACCCCATGCGAGCACTTTGTTAAAGATCGGCATAACATTGCTCTTATTCCAGATGCTTCCATCATTCTCTTTCTTTTCAGATTGTTGCATAGACATTCAAGTATTCCTGACTTATACGTTTTTATTACCTATGATCCATTTCTGCATCGCTGGGACTGTATTTCTGTGCCAGTCTTCCGAAATCCTCAGTTTTATGAACAGCTTGAATAAGCCTTCCATTATGTTGACAGCTTTTTCACACAGGAATATTTTTTCAAGAACAGCGCCGTCTTCTTCATCTTCCTTATTCTCTATGTTGCCAGTTTCAGGAACCTTGAGTGACGACAAAGACA
This genomic window contains:
- a CDS encoding AI-2E family transporter: MSMQQSEKKENDGSIWNKSNVMPIFNKVLAWGTLFAALYILRSFFLLVFFTFVFAYIQTRGVKRLERFVRNRTLRVLIMASLILGILTAAGIFLVPKVKQQTEIFVSKFTEYVARMDQELFIFGAKYPIVKEIIPQLKTDEVTELTAKAPVAKSPTMALLQHLAGLGEEAPGLKNMNQVLERLGGISGRIASASSAFLLSLLFSFLIVLDMPNLRENVAELKKTKLSFIYLEVSENIRDFANVLGRSLEAQLIIAIMNSFLTAIGISILGLGQSVAFLSVIVFFCSFIPVAGVFVSSIPICLISLQTSGLQTMLLSIVMVTVIHLIEGYILNPRIYGTYMRINPVIVLIILTIGGKLFNLWGLILGVPVCTYIFGYAIKGKTAE